A stretch of the Phaeodactylum tricornutum CCAP 1055/1 chromosome 15, whole genome shotgun sequence genome encodes the following:
- a CDS encoding predicted protein, producing the protein MEAVQKLAPHQQQAFMKEMEHMQLKDSLSMYNNLVGRCFDGCVTSFRSKTLDKSEISCIEHCADRYVKMTQRVGLRFAEHQAMQQKKMELGK; encoded by the exons TCAG CAACAAGCTTTTATGAAGGAGATGGAACATATGCAGCTTAAGGATTCTTTAAG tatgTACAACAATTTGGTGGGACGTTGCTTCGATGGATGTGTAACGTCGTTCCGTTCTAAAACCCTCGACAAAAGTGAAATTTCCTGCATCGAGCACTGTGCCGATCGGTACGTAAAAATGACCCAGCGAGTAGGATTACGATTTGCAGAACATCAAGCGATgcagcaaaagaaaatggaGCTAGGAAAATGA
- a CDS encoding ferric reductase (Expressed protein containing a ferric reductase domain. Strong evidence for a signal peptide. Cytochrome b561 homolog.), whose product MASTKKNLLSRPRKKPIILSLYGLLAKSAIASSTITDGYSVQLRPDLWLHWIVSVERDELRTVLEYDGEAWIGLGLSKFGKMVGSTAIVGLPDQNEVTYNHVEHQKDVSGLRRESANVLHNLSLIQSDGETALSFTWKLLPTSSIREGGPVTFIYAVGANNELGYHRHRGAFTIDLQNCDEQLPKLQIPSIDKEHKLAFALHGFFASLALGIAVPVAVASAWLRKLIPRQWMYLHVSGQMIAFIFLCISLASVVSGIVLKKSSHFRHGHHWTGIFLLSIFAFQGINGFRRPPLHQVAKMTDNLHAIHGNLDGADDVVNVAAWWLVTLPRTNREKWLLMHRALAVFVISLGIIQLRSGILLYSREYENAAIDLLIVFRGYCIFLVFVAVSLYATQYVNLQKNTIGYDGRIASAWRRDQFPQTTANCRFDTKDECLDGEQSLMETSVMRINLI is encoded by the exons ATGGCATCTACAAAAAAAAATTTGTTGTCCCGACCCCGTAAGAAACCCATCATTCTATCGCTATATGGTCTTCTTGCCAAATCGGCTATAGCGAG TTCGACGATTACTGACGGGTACTCGGTTCAACTTCGACCGGATTTATGGCTACACTGGATTGTGTCGGTAGAGCGTGACGAATTACGCACGGTTCTAGAATATGATGGGGAAGCGTGGATTGGTCTTGGGCTCTCTAAATTTGGGAAAATGGTTGGATCGACGGCTATTGTGGGCTTGCCAGACCAAAACGAAGTAACTTACAACCACGTCGAACACCAAAAGGATGTGAGTGGATTACGCCGGGAATCGGCTAACGTGCTTCACAATCTATCGTTGATACAAAGTGATGGAGAAACTGCCTTGTCTTTTACGTGGAAACTGCTCCCTACCTCTTCTATCAGGGAAGGCGGTCCGGTGACGTTCATCTATGCTGTGGGCGCAAATAACGAGCTTGGGTATCATCGACACCGTGGGGCCTTTACTATTGATCTCCAAAATTGCGACGAGCAGTTGCCAAAACTACAAATTCCGTCAATCGATAAAGAACACAAACTTGCGTTTGCCTTACATGGCTTCTTCGCCTCGCTCGCTCTCGGGATTGCGGTCCCCGTAGCGGTAGCGAGTGCGTGGTTAAGAAAGTTGATCCCCCGTCAGTGGATGTACCTGCACGTGTCGGGGCAGATGATTGCATTCATCTTCCTGTGCATCTCTCTGGCTTCTGTAGTATCGGGTATTGTACTAAAGAAGTCATCCCATTTCCGACACGGGCATCATTGGACAGGGATATTTCTTTTGAGcatttttgcttttcaaGGAATAAACGGATTCAGGCGACCGCCTTTACATCAAGTGGCCAAGATGACCGATAATCTTCACGCCATACACGGGAATTTGGATGGCGCTGACGATGTTGTAAATGTGGCAGCGTGGTGGCTCGTTACGCTGCCCCGCACGAACCGTGAGAAATGGCTGTTGATGCACCGTGCGTTAGCAGTGTTTGTAATCTCGTTGGGCATTATACAGCTTCGGAGCGGAATTCTATTGTATTCGCGTGAGTACGAAAATGCGGCTATTGATCTTTTGATCGTTTTCAGGGGATACTGCATCTTTCTTGTCTTTGTCGCTGTAAGCCTCTATGCCACGCAATATGTGAATCTGCAGAAAAATACAATAGGCTACGATGGTCGCATCGCGTCTGCTTGGCGTCGAGATCAGTTTCCTCAAACGACTGCAAATTGTAGGTTCGATACAAAAGATGAATGCTTAGATGGAGAACAGAGCTTGATGGAGACATCAGTGATGAGGATTAACTTGATTTGA
- a CDS encoding predicted protein — MKAPTLPFSKMVSAPGAYRVLEPIIRRVLSTLVLLGCLLFSALPTESFRIAKWKFVSPRRIPVPPPTVVTKGTRCSNRRRNGWSRLWAEPFHGDNKDASPSNRGTDTRPILVVDWDGCLVENTVDWRIAVGIQAAAQTWPSSVHLPDDTSWLRNKLTSLAHVLIGPPPDSTATSQDASMVDVSTTVEYALCVRLLLEEQALDQGRSVGKSGKYASQFHPQSDDTTTLTTTTTPFASDSFSPNHGRNERSSRPLTVGEIGENWRETLREATIFRYHVNYQNPLPLLQNNTGCILQDIHMMCNIPALQVDEQACRALQTLASTAVVIVVAHKSEVAIACDVLQQYAGSEHCDWKIRDKATECFGQYKPSQIHFLPRSAQTLRDILQALPAGSSRRVHLIESSWPALQSSISCFGDTIPRARSIYPYDSTAAIVPTILRGASYVPDVSLALHLATWTAVSHPTPEAAATMNAWTNVLNLHDFEALCRALCSKTTAADKGR; from the coding sequence ATGAAAGCCCCAACTTTGCCATTTTCTAAAATGGTAAGCGCCCCAGGGGCCTACCGAGTTTTGGAACCGATAATCCGTCGTGTTCTATCAACTTTAGTGCTCCTTGGGTGCCTGCTCTTTTCCGCGTTGCCGACCGAGTCCTTTCGGATCGCAAAATGGAAATTCGTTTCACCGCGACGTATTCCAGTACCGCCACCAACGGTTGTCACGAAGGGTACACGCTGTAGcaatcgtcgtcgaaacGGCTGGAGTCGACTATGGGCCGAACCATTTCACGGCGACAATAAGGATGCATCCCCATCGAACAGAGGCACAGATACGCGACCAATTCTAGTGGTGGATTGGGACGGGTGTTTGGTGGAAAATACAGTCGATTGGCGCATTGCTGTCGGTATCCAAGCGGCGGCTCAAACGTGGCCATCCTCCGTCCATCTTCCCGACGACACGTCCTGGCtacgcaacaaactcacgTCATTGGCACACGTTTTAATTGGACCACCGCCGGATAGCACCGCTACTTCACAAGACGCTTCTATGGTTGATGTGTCTACGACTGTGGAATACGCCTTGTGTGTCCGACTGTTACTAGAAGAACAGGCCTTGGATCAAGGTCGTTCGGTAGGCAAGTCGGGCAAGTACGCCTCACAGTTTCACCCCCAATCGGATGACACCACCACCTTGACAACGACTACGACACCTTTCGCTTCCGATTCTTTCTCGCCCAATCATGGTCGAAATGAACGCAGTAGTCGGCCACTCACTGTGGGGGAGATTGGCGAAAACTGGAGGGAGACCTTGCGTGAAGCAACCATTTTTCGATATCATGTCAACTACCAGAATCCTTTACCCCTGCTTCAAAACAACACCGGGTGCATTTTACAAGACATTCATATGATGTGCAATATTCCAGCGCTCCAAGTTGACGAGCAGGCTTGTCGGGCTTTGCAAACGCTAGCGTCGACAGCCGTCGTAATTGTTGTGGCCCACAAGTCGGAAGTCGCAATCGCGTGTGACGTTTTACAACAATATGCTGGTTCAGAGCACTGCGACTGGAAAATCCGTGACAAGGCTACCGAGTGTTTTGGCCAATACAAGCCGTCACAAATTCACTTCCTACCACGGTCCGCACAAACGCTGCGGGACATACTTCAGGCACTTCCGGCCGGCTCATCCCGTCGCGTTCATCTGATAGAATCCTCTTGGCCAGCTTTGCAATCATCAATTTCCTGTTTTGGTGACACCATTCCTCGAGCTCGTAGCATCTATCCATATGATAGCACTGCTGCCATTGTTCCAACTATTTTGAGGGGTGCAAGTTATGTCCCGGATGTATCATTGGCACTGCACTTGGCAACTTGGACGGCTGTATCGCACCCGACTCCCGAAGCAGCGGCCACCATGAACGCTTGGACTAACGTGTTGAACCTGCATGACTTTGAGGCTTTGTGTAGGGCTCTTTGTAGCAAGACTACAGCTGCTGACAAGGGACGATAG
- a CDS encoding predicted protein, which yields MLEGNDNIGSNPAGAATGLRRRRGVVDMAPDLNNENDATAAHEILEAVHPPQRPLNNPLPRQHSASRVASTASSFTARRMSSWYGWLSAVAACLAIVTTNQPEPFWQLVRECVPAGIVEPATSIILSGAKSTPSTLTWNTEAWGGFFSFLTPPSSTSTTEFWSNGMEQRQEISSPIVEENNRKVPKYLETKGGGIPVWLRWIPGIYSPAPSPSLSEGTAFTKNRKDSSSMAAAIRGKLDSFETTILQAAFTVAATVEVIVWTTLSLISKWPAVLKSLVDPAILHPSASTTATDLIDKILTSTPRLLCIANIFLAVTYIFHQAVAEWFLGSNGSSRRDMASREQRLGGFLVFKLLLISAVVGPDTLDLLILLSWYTCLSLLRSLGVLCANVTTHTSQSGQPPRPGVWHLLTGVLVADFLAAAVCVGLFHGAGWGMVALLTCDCALLAMDIICHLLSHLSQVLEQQHGRVVQRWQEQRGLGEEPVSTGRVWRFPESAEGINEHDSVDADTAPDQGPSAGMEHRLEQYEKQHSRRVAILDSTIFALQLGGHVLTVAHFLHIWKVHGFQFTLIDGVLALHLNSAITSLSKKIASRRNLHRIARDLNTTFVDASEWDLRKAAASGDVCCICLGVLTSDVKKISCGHLYHTQCLREVVARARSMQTARCPLCRASVVDGRYANDTSTAIPRNERGAEVNEATLDQASGRPPDTVGVAPTAGPNAIGTLPNGGNALFRFSTEGIFPAWLPLPGFSFEVVRRTAATSNANTTVDLVPSQIPEPSFIRRFLILAGAIPLSPEEEAVAMEQLVDMFPQYDRADLLRELRARGSSEGVAEIILLGAFTGIPRGGGGDGF from the coding sequence ATGTTAGAAGGCAATGACAACATTGGGAGCAATCCTGCGGGTGCTGCTACGGGCTTACGAAGGCGTCGTGGAGTCGTAGACATGGCACCGGATCTAaacaacgagaacgacgCGACCGCGGCACACGAAATCCTAGAGGCCGTGCATCCGCCACAGCGACCCTTGAACAATCCTCTTCCTCGCCAACACTCCGCTTCTCGTGTTGCGTCTACTGCGTCATCATTCACAGCACGAAGGATGTCCTCGTGGTACGGATGGTTGTCCGCGGTGGCGGCTTGTCTAGCGATTGTCACTACGAATCAGCCAGAGCCGTTCTGGCAGTTGGTTCGTGAATGCGTTCCGGCGGGTATCGTAGAACCAGCGACTTCGATAATTCTCTCTGGCGCAAAGTCCACCCCGTCAACGTTGACCTGGAATACCGAAGCATGGGGAGGATTCTTCTCCTTCTTGACGCCGCCATCGTCGACTTCTACTACAGAATTTTGGAGCAACGGTATGGAACAGCGTCAAGAAATTTCGTCTCCTATCGTTGAGGAAAATAATCGAAAAGTTCCGAAGTACTTAGAGACGAAGGGAGGGGGGATTCCTGTCTGGTTACGCTGGATTCCAGGAATTTACTCCCCAGCTCCCAGTCCTTCATTGTCCGAAGGCACTGCTTTTACCAAAAATAGAAAGGATTCCAGCAGCATGGCCGCTGCGATACGGGGCAAGCTCGATTCGTTCGAAACGACGATCCTTCAAGCGGCCTTTACAGTAGCTGCGACGGTAGAAGTTATCGTTTGGACGACGCTTTCACTGATCTCAAAATGGCCCGCTGTTTTGAAGTCGCTCGTTGATCCGGCCATTCTGCATCCGTCAGCGAGTACGACTGCGACCGACCTGATCGATAAAATACTTACTTCGACACCACGTTTACTCTGTATTGCCAACATCTTCTTGGCAGTCACGTATATCTTTCATCAAGCCGTGGCGGAGTGGTTCTTGGGTTCGAATGGTTCCAGCCGCCGCGATATGGCGAGTCGGGAACAACGGCTGGGTGGCTTTCTTGTATTCAAGTTACTACTTATTTCAGCGGTTGTGGGGCCCGACACGCTTGATCTCCTAATACTACTCTCCTGGTATACCTGCCTTTCCTTGTTGCGGTCGCTCGGTGTATTGTGTGCGAATGTTACTACCCACACATCCCAGTCGGGCCAACCCCCTCGCCCGGGAGTGTGGCACTTGTTGACGGGTGTACTTGTGGCAGACTTTTTGGCCGCTGCCGTATGTGTTGGTCTCTTTCACGGGGCAGGATGGGGTATGGTGGCTCTCCTTACCTGTGACTGTGCCTTACTGGCCATGGACATTATTTGTCACCTGCTGTCCCATTTGTCACAGGTGTTAGAGCAACAACACGGAAGAGTCGTTCAACGTTGGCAAGAGCAGCGGGGACTCGGCGAAGAGCCTGTTAGTACAGGTAGGGTTTGGAGGTTTCCCGAGTCAGCAGAAGGGATCAACGAACATGATAGTGTCGATGCGGATACTGCGCCGGATCAAGGTCCATCGGCTGGAATGGAGCACCGTCTCGAACAGTATGAAAAGCAACATTCGCGTCGTGTTGCTATTCTGGATTCTACTATTTTCGCCTTGCAGCTAGGAGGCCACGTCTTAACCGTCGCGCATTTTTTACATATTTGGAAAGTGCACGGTTTCCAATTTACCTTAATTGACGGTGTCTTGGCCCTGCATCTGAATTCAGCGATCACCAGTCTCTCGAAGAAGATTGCCTCCCGACGGAATTTGCACCGAATTGCCCGTGATTTGAACACGACCTTTGTAGATGCCTCGGAATGGGATTTACGGAAAGCTGCAGCCTCCGGTGATGTCTGCTGTATTTGTTTGGGAGTCCTTACAAGCGATGTCAAGAAAATATCCTGCGGACACTTGTATCATACGCAGTGTCTTCGGGAAGTTGTTGCGCGGGCCAGATCCATGCAGACGGCACGATGTCCCTTGTGTCGAGCTTCGGTAGTCGATGGACGGTATGCGAATGATACAAGCACCGCGATACCCCGAAATGAGCGAGGCGCTGAGGTCAACGAAGCCACGTTGGACCAAGCTTCAGGCAGACCACCAGACACTGTCGGAGTAGCACCTACAGCAGGCCCAAATGCGATAGGAACACTTCCCAACGGCGGGAATgctctttttcgtttctcaACCGAAGGCATCTTTCCCGCTTGGTTGCCATTGCCCGGATTCTCCTTCGAAGTCGTCCGACGCACAGCCGCCACAAGCAATGCGAACACTACCGTTGATTTAGTACCTTCACAGATTCCTGAACCATCTTTTATAAGGCGTTTCCTGATATTGGCGGGGGCTATTCCATTGTCGCCGGAAGAGGAAGCTGTGGCTATGGAGCAACTAGTCGACATGTTTCCACAATACGATCGGGCTGATTTGTTGCGGGAGTTACGAGCAAGAGGATCGTCCGAGGGCGTTGCGGAAATTATACTCCTGGGGGCGTTTACAGGAATACCGCGTGGTGGGGGCGGGGACGGCTTTTGA
- a CDS encoding predicted protein: MSGKHIPKDSVAFHHKLFRKGQPEQVKKMRNSQRRDVPPIPREELNPVFEAPKTLKHDTCRQSTASGGTADFLRFLANSQEVGVRISEIKQIRRMLGRPTLPVETRIQHPLLSLHAFSSFSSHVQELGSQLSTLQQMDLHRQLLVADSNLMHWQSEQAHNNENQALQIQNQPSLSELQEGLARGEGFGILDAAGRSTPQVGPSQLAQSQRAEVFGNTPLFVTQAGASEFRFPMYSSPQSHGAPTSSTVLGMPIRSSSGIAASSFPSREHMI, encoded by the coding sequence ATGTCCGGAAAACACATTCCTAAGGACTCGGTAGCTTTCCATCACAAATTATTCCGCAAAGGTCAACCTGAACAAGTGAAAAAGATGAGAAATAGCCAGCGCAGGGATGTTCCGCCGATTCCAAGAGAGGAGCTGAATCCAGTTTTCGAAGCGCCGAAAACTCTCAAGCATGACACTTGCCGTCAAAGTACAGCAAGTGGTGGTACGGCTGATTTCTTGAGATTTCTCGCTAATTCTCAGGAAGTCGGAGTGCGGATCTCTGAAATCAAACAGATTCGTCGAATGCTGGGACGTCCAACTCTGCCAGTAGAGACTCGAATCCAGCATCCTTTACTATCACTTCACGCGTTCTCGTCATTTTCCTCACATGTGCAGGAGCTGGGATCGCAACTCAGTACACTCCAACAGATGGATCTGCACCGTCAGCTACTTGTCGCGGACAGCAACCTGATGCATTGGCAAAGCGAACAGGCTCACAATAATGAGAATCAAGCTTTGCAGATCCAGAATCAGCCCTCGTTGTCGGAACTACAGGAAGGGCTAGCTAGAGGGGAAGGGTTTGGTATTTTGGATGCTGCCGGTAGGTCAACACCGCAGGTCGGTCCATCTCAATTGGCACAGTCTCAGAGAGCCGAGGTTTTTGGAAATACACCTCTTTTCGTCACGCAGGCAGGAGCATCCGAATTCCGTTTTCCGATGTATTCTTCGCCTCAGTCCCATGGTGCACCAACAAGCTCAACGGTGCTGGGGATGCCCATCAGAAGCTCGTCAGGGATAGCAGCATCTAGTTTTCCATCGCGTGAGCACATGATCTAG
- a CDS encoding predicted protein yields the protein MPLYKLIVAYDGTRFNGFQRQSTTTDMSKKIALKRPHWDSATGKRKGIALTVQECLEQALMDWTGNETNVEAFRFRFAGRTDKGVHARGQVVAVQLPIVVEPTELWRVHKALNSRLPVDISVERVELCENQLDFDPRHDVQSKQYSYTIKFRRKAYNEEGQLLPICTSGPQSARSAMDSPCLWLCPWVLDDSKLYELCQRLQGQHSFRSFVHRADRNLRDHILTLDRVWVEALSCTREDAPVVTVRLWFQAKGFRRSMVRNLVGFCVDVCRGMYQPDWDALWEGSDEIAQKVHSAPACGLCLESVAYS from the coding sequence ATGCCACTTTACAAACTGATTGTCGCCTACGATGGTACTCGCTTTAACGGATTCCAGCGTCAATCTACAACGACCGATATGTCCAAGAAGATTGCTCTAAAAAGGCCGCACTGGGATTCTGCGACGGGCAAACGGAAGGGTATCGCGTTGACTGTCCAAGAATGTCTTGAACAAGCCCTTATGGATTGGACGGGCAACGAAACAAACGTGGAAGCCTTCCGATTCCGTTTTGCCGGGCGGACCGACAAGGGGGTGCATGCAAGGGGTCAAGTAGTGGCGGTACAGCTACCGATTGTTGTGGAGCCAACCGAGTTGTGGAGGGTGCATAAGGCACTCAACAGCCGTCTTCCGGTGGATATCTCAGTAGAAAGGGTGGAATTGTGTGAGAATCAGTTGGATTTTGATCCTCGCCATGATGTTCAGAGCAAGCAGTATTCCTACACTATAAAGTTTCGTCGAAAGGCATACAATGAGGAAGGGCAACTTCTTCCTATCTGTACATCAGGACCCCAATCGGCTCGGAGTGCTATGGATTCCCCTTGTCTTTGGCTTTGTCCATGGGTGTTGGACGATTCGAAACTATACGAGCTCTGTCAACGTTTGCAAGGGCAGCACAgctttcgttcgtttgtACACCGTGCCGATCGCAACCTTCGTGATCACATCTTGACGTTGGACCGCGTGTGGGTGGAAGCCTTGTCGTGTACACGCGAAGACGCGCCGGTAGTGACAGTTCGTCTATGGTTTCAGGCTAAAGGCTTTCGCCGATCCATGGTCCGCAATCTAGTAGGTTTTTGTGTCGACGTGTGTCGCGGAATGTACCAGCCCGATTGGGATGCACTGTGGGAGGGTTCGGACGAGATTGCACAGAAAGTTCATTCTGCACCTGCCTGCGGATTATGTTTAGAATCCGTTGCGTACTCATAA
- a CDS encoding predicted protein, translating to MLGFAFSEAQRSQQIALKLRNSQSPRLGPQLPGGVVSHSESSPEDAGPTQPSRRTRRRRRQRKSAAGTSRDVPGDLPSPSKVKTHDAPMTKRDLYFSLRCGMVRVGPEGLESAVGRVTVVNWENQVVLDEYVQVSVPVFDHRTGVTGITPKNLHEATLSLAAARNKTGLLLKGKILIGHGLEVDLSALGLTHPWCDVRDTANYAAYMRQVKDQLSVMTLPRDLDDLLRDMNLLPSHSYVHSTNHAFGPVVEAVGCLDLYKAVRKEWEEQLVQLVQQKERQRAMLLSMRSARTGVPYSTNTHSHPQGKALSSIREDSVSRSPPANVYTTGGVPTQAPEYKLAQGPSYGHRFDWEESTQGSTEPTTIGQDTCRDDVSESSGYFSKDSSSLYSKDSRGSSFFSRESRGSGILSNESRGNGRSFFSFGRRQRQPQSSEIENIQDVMSGKQFCISRGAQESIWADQMAGGEEWPPPVPAGSVPPFHQPLSTEIPQQLTHSVNTGPPQPSSEHGGVGGVWAPLGTPVTDSLSLSRPVTALNVWTPGHPDTVYSNTETIIPNGIGEPSGLPGVPTEEELMERLPSHLLAD from the exons ATG TTGGGCTTCGCCTTTAGCGAAGCACAGCGTTCACAGCAGATTGCACTCAAGCTCCGGAACAGCCAGTCTCCGCGATTGGGTCCGCAGCTTCCGGGCGGTGTCGTCAGCCACTCGGAATCCTCACCGGAGGATGCGGGACCGACGCAGCCTTCCCGCCGCACCCGTCGTCGCCGGCGTCAACGCAAAAGCGCCGCCGGGACATCCCGAGACGTTCCCGGCGACCTGCCCAGTCCCAGCAAGGTCAAAACACACGATGCTCCCATGACCAAACGAGATTTGTACTTCTCCTTACGCTGCGGTATGGTGCGGGTGGGGCCGGAAGGTTTGGAATCCGCCGTCGGACGAGTCACCGTGGTCAATTGGGAGAACCAGGTCGTCCTGGACGAGTACGTACAAGTGTCCGTGCCCGTCTTTGATCACCGGACGGGCGTCACCGGCATTACGCCAAAAAACCTACACGAAGCGACCTTgtccttggcggcggcgcggAACAAAACGGGACTCTTGCTCAAGGGAAAAATCCTCATTGGACACGGTCTGGAAGTAGATCTCAGTGCACTCGGTCTCACCCATCCCTGGTGCGACGTGCGCGACACGGCGAACTACGCCGCCTACATGCGGCAAGTGAAGGATCAGCTTTCGGTCATGACCTTGCCCCGTGATTTAGATGATCTTCTGCGGGATATGAACCTGTTGCCTTCGCACTCGTACGTGCATTCCACTAACCACGCCTTTGGACCCGTGGTGGAAGCCGTGGGCTGTTTGGATCTGTACAAGGCTGTACGCAAGGAATGGGAAGAGCAATTGGTCCAGCTGGTACAACAGAAAGAACGACAACGCGCCATGCTCCTCAGCATGCGATCGGCGCGGACGGGCGTGCCTTACAGCACCAATACCCATAGCCATCCCCAAGGGAAGGCCTTGTCCAGTATCCGGGAGGATTCCGTGTCGCGCAGTCCCCCCGCAAACGTTTACACCACGGGAGGCGTTCCCACTCAAGCTCCCGAATACAAACTCGCACAGGGTCCCAGCTACGGACATCGCTTCGATTGGGAAGAATCGACCCAAGGATCGACAGAGCCAACCACGATTGGACAAGACACTTGTCGGGACGATGTTTCCGAATCGTCCGGTTACTTTTCCAAGGACAGTTCCAGTCTATATTCTAAAGACAGTCGCGGCTCAAGCTTTTTTTCTCGCGAGAGTCGGGGTTCTGGAATACTCTCCAACGAAAGTCGTGGCAACGGTAGGAGCTTTTTCTCGTTTGGTCGTCGCCAACGACAACCCCAGTCGTCCGAAATTGAGAATATTCAGGACGTCATGAGCGGCAAGCAATTTTGTATTTCCCGCGGCGCCCAGGAAAGTATTTGGGCCGATCAAATGGCCGGAGGGGAAGAGTGGCCTCCTCCAGTACCTGCTGGCTCGGTCCCGCCGTTCCATCAGCCCCTCTCGACCGAAATCCCGCAGCAGTTGACACATTCCGTCAATACCGGTCCCCCCCAACCGTCGAGCGAGCATGGTGGCGTGGGTGGTGTTTGGGCACCCCTCGGTACACCAGTCACGGATTCGCTCTCGCTCTCGCGTCCTGTTACGGCTCTCAATGTTTGGACTCCTGGACATCCCGACACAGTCTACTCGAATACAGAAACGATAATCCCCAATGGAATCGGGGAACCATCTGGTCTCCCCGGCGTACCTACCGAAGAGGAACTCATGGAACGACTGCCCTCCCATTTGCTGGCGGATTGA
- a CDS encoding predicted protein yields MDADPSPWGLVKVPTIPSPSLHSRQGVTVPAMLAPRLSRIVLMVRGAQGVASAVEFYHGALGLPVTRLTDDWAELDVGAHVSLTLQAVHGMEAQLTTGYSPLLTLQVDSMDDTVSACAQMGGHLDGPIQYPAHGKVAALRAPDGHMIGLYEPNRVGGSRSDE; encoded by the exons ATGGATGCGGATCCGTCGCCATGGGGGCTTGTCAAGGTCCCCACCATCCCATCTCCCAGTCTGCATAGTCGTCAAGGCG TTACAGTACCGGCCATGCTTGCCCCGCGATTATCCCGAATTGTCCTCATGGTCCGCGGTGCGCAAGGCGTGGCGTCGGCCGTGGAGTTTTACCACGGCGCCCTGGGACTACCGGTGACAAGGCTGACGGACGACTGGGCCGAACTCGACGTGGGCGCGCACGTCTCCTTGACGTTGCAGGCTGTACACGGCATGGAAGCTCAACTGACGACGGGATATTCCCCCCTGCTCACGCTCCAAGTCGACAGTATGGACGATACCGTTTCAGCTTGTGCACAAATGGGAGGGCACCTGGACGGACCGATACAGTATCCCGCGCACGGCAAGGTGGCGGCTCTACGAGCACCCGACGGACACATGATTGGTCTGTACGAACCGAACCGTGTGGGGGGTTCTCGCAGCGACGAATAA